A genome region from Natronosalvus rutilus includes the following:
- a CDS encoding DUF192 domain-containing protein, giving the protein MRTLATTVDTADSLLKQTRGLMFRRSLPDDYAIAFRFDRAKTRDIHMLFVFVPLDVIWVADGVVQRVETLRPWRGFARDRADLILELPAGAAEAVEPGEKLVLEANSGRN; this is encoded by the coding sequence ATGCGGACGCTCGCGACGACCGTCGACACAGCCGATTCCCTCTTGAAGCAGACTCGCGGGCTGATGTTTCGTCGCTCGCTCCCCGACGACTACGCGATCGCTTTTCGGTTCGACCGGGCGAAAACCCGCGACATCCACATGCTGTTCGTCTTCGTCCCGCTCGACGTGATCTGGGTCGCGGACGGCGTCGTCCAGCGGGTGGAAACTCTCCGACCCTGGCGGGGATTCGCCAGGGATCGAGCCGACCTCATCCTCGAGTTGCCGGCGGGCGCCGCCGAAGCCGTCGAACCCGGTGAAAAACTGGTTCTCGAGGCTAATTCCGGCCGAAATTGA
- a CDS encoding DUF7097 family protein encodes MEKTPRGTSVGVDDPYAFAGVCDHLTSDGKCRYAFDYYQHDPEFARERAEADYVCVVADAEGDCTGCSGANEPTSDVSDGIDELNASDHGDGSDASQPSPWAACPHFRSRTTERECARCGLEERRLGQVPDESIISGERPLLEEHHLSYARDGETVGHEITIYLCRWCHAKVHNSWARITDDVAPDPEALAEREGRRSLEQSELGFETAADRASRSNEER; translated from the coding sequence ATGGAGAAGACGCCACGGGGCACCTCGGTCGGTGTCGACGACCCCTACGCGTTCGCCGGCGTCTGCGATCACCTCACCAGCGACGGGAAGTGCCGATACGCCTTCGATTACTACCAGCACGACCCCGAGTTCGCCCGCGAGCGAGCAGAGGCCGACTACGTATGCGTGGTCGCCGATGCGGAAGGCGACTGTACCGGGTGTAGCGGTGCGAACGAGCCGACGTCGGACGTGAGCGATGGTATCGACGAACTCAACGCAAGCGATCACGGCGACGGGAGCGACGCGAGCCAACCCTCCCCCTGGGCCGCGTGCCCCCACTTCCGGTCCCGGACCACCGAACGCGAGTGCGCTCGCTGCGGCCTCGAGGAACGCCGGCTCGGCCAGGTTCCCGACGAGTCGATCATCTCCGGCGAGCGCCCGCTTCTCGAGGAACACCACCTGTCCTACGCTCGAGACGGCGAGACCGTCGGTCACGAGATTACGATCTACCTCTGTCGGTGGTGTCACGCGAAGGTGCACAACTCGTGGGCGCGGATCACCGACGACGTCGCCCCCGATCCGGAAGCACTCGCCGAACGCGAGGGTCGCCGGTCGCTCGAGCAGTCCGAACTCGGGTTCGAAACCGCGGCAGACCGCGCCAGCCGCTCGAACGAAGAGCGCTAG
- a CDS encoding DUF7128 family protein, whose protein sequence is MVVTTQRDDATWYECEECGLLFDLQDDAEKHERHCDAEGPSYIQ, encoded by the coding sequence ATGGTGGTTACTACCCAGCGTGACGACGCCACCTGGTACGAGTGTGAGGAGTGCGGCCTGTTGTTCGACCTCCAAGACGACGCCGAGAAACACGAACGACACTGCGACGCCGAAGGCCCGTCGTACATCCAGTGA
- a CDS encoding DUF7508 domain-containing protein, producing MPLRKQWRPLERSTVARAPDRPGVYELGDTDGEVRTVDSGVLRDELKTALAYESADRVRWEATHTLEEAENRAAEHRARAGLQE from the coding sequence ATGCCGCTACGAAAACAGTGGCGACCCCTTGAGCGCTCGACCGTCGCACGGGCGCCGGATCGCCCGGGAGTCTACGAACTCGGCGACACGGACGGCGAGGTTCGAACGGTCGACTCGGGCGTCCTCCGGGACGAACTCAAGACGGCGCTCGCCTACGAGAGCGCCGACCGGGTGCGCTGGGAGGCGACGCACACGCTCGAGGAAGCCGAGAACCGAGCCGCCGAGCACCGCGCTCGAGCGGGTCTCCAGGAGTAG
- a CDS encoding DUF5796 family protein, translated as MSTRSNVAPSTLPVELVDGGVVVRYLDGRETFYNGVPEPKAGSVRSPPGKEVHVLVTDPDGVEGVMTYVNDRNTHEDILEATGVGRVMLEATDEEELFPGVTVTTEGYSVRVEADHDVVDGRVFVFAEDEMSEHAYELVEGDGPDERDERGGPDEQDEQHGSE; from the coding sequence ATGAGCACGCGAAGCAACGTCGCCCCGAGCACGCTACCGGTCGAACTGGTCGACGGCGGCGTCGTCGTTCGCTACCTCGACGGACGGGAGACGTTCTACAACGGCGTCCCGGAACCGAAGGCGGGAAGCGTTCGGTCCCCGCCGGGAAAAGAGGTGCACGTCCTGGTCACCGATCCCGACGGCGTCGAGGGTGTGATGACCTACGTCAACGATCGAAACACCCACGAGGACATCCTCGAGGCGACGGGCGTCGGGCGAGTCATGCTCGAGGCGACGGACGAGGAGGAACTGTTTCCCGGAGTTACCGTAACGACCGAGGGGTACTCCGTTCGCGTCGAGGCGGATCACGACGTCGTCGACGGTCGGGTGTTCGTCTTCGCCGAGGACGAAATGAGCGAGCATGCATACGAACTGGTCGAGGGAGACGGGCCAGACGAACGAGACGAGCGAGGCGGGCCAGACGAGCAGGACGAGCAACACGGGTCCGAGTGA
- a CDS encoding shikimate kinase, translating to MDGRATAPAAGTILNALATGTGAAFAIDLETTATVELDGSEGFSGTVESAPDADTTLIERCVERTLEHYREAADLEESVQGGTVATESDVPLASGLKSSSAAANATVLATLDALGLADDVDQLEACLVGVEAARDAGVTVTGALDDASASMLGGVTITDNTEDRLLEHDRSDFARHAAIYTPPEQSFSADADVDACKRIDSMADLVAELALDGRYTEAMTVNGFAFCGALECSTQPMLEALPDAAGVSLSGTGPSYVAVGDRDALETVCERWRDRPGTTRLVRTRTDGATTL from the coding sequence ATGGACGGCCGGGCGACCGCACCCGCTGCTGGGACGATACTCAACGCCCTAGCGACCGGTACGGGCGCTGCATTCGCAATCGACCTCGAGACGACCGCGACGGTCGAACTCGACGGTTCGGAGGGGTTCTCCGGGACGGTCGAGAGTGCTCCCGACGCCGACACTACGCTGATCGAACGCTGCGTCGAGCGCACGCTCGAGCACTACCGCGAGGCGGCCGATCTCGAGGAATCGGTCCAGGGCGGAACGGTCGCGACCGAGAGCGACGTCCCCCTCGCCTCGGGACTCAAGAGTTCGAGCGCCGCCGCCAACGCGACGGTACTCGCGACGCTCGACGCCCTCGGACTCGCCGACGACGTGGACCAACTCGAGGCCTGCCTGGTCGGCGTCGAGGCCGCCAGGGACGCGGGCGTCACCGTCACCGGAGCCCTCGACGACGCGAGCGCGAGCATGCTCGGGGGCGTTACGATCACCGACAACACGGAGGACCGCTTGCTCGAGCACGACCGGTCGGACTTCGCACGGCACGCCGCCATCTACACCCCGCCGGAACAGTCGTTCAGCGCCGACGCAGACGTCGACGCCTGCAAGCGGATCGACTCGATGGCCGACCTCGTCGCCGAACTCGCCCTCGACGGACGCTACACCGAGGCGATGACCGTCAACGGCTTCGCCTTCTGTGGCGCCCTCGAGTGTTCGACCCAACCGATGCTCGAAGCGCTTCCGGACGCTGCGGGCGTCTCGCTCTCCGGGACAGGCCCGAGTTACGTGGCCGTCGGTGATCGAGACGCGCTCGAGACAGTATGTGAGCGGTGGCGAGACAGGCCAGGGACGACGCGGCTGGTTCGAACGCGAACTGACGGAGCCACAACGTTATGA
- a CDS encoding chorismate mutase gives MTNDSETTADEPNDEGRMPEEMDLEELREEIQEIDQDLVELIARRTYVADTIAKVKAAEDLPTTDETQEARVMERAGENADRFNVDANLVKAIFRLLIELNKVEQRESR, from the coding sequence ATGACGAACGATTCAGAGACAACAGCTGACGAACCGAACGACGAGGGACGGATGCCCGAGGAGATGGACCTCGAGGAGTTACGCGAGGAAATCCAGGAGATCGACCAGGACCTCGTCGAGCTGATCGCGCGTCGAACCTACGTCGCGGACACCATTGCGAAGGTGAAAGCCGCCGAGGACTTACCCACGACGGACGAAACGCAAGAGGCTCGAGTGATGGAGCGAGCGGGCGAGAACGCGGATCGGTTCAATGTCGACGCAAACCTCGTCAAGGCGATCTTTCGATTGCTGATCGAGCTGAACAAGGTCGAGCAGCGAGAGAGTAGGTGA